From the genome of Colletotrichum higginsianum IMI 349063 chromosome 4, whole genome shotgun sequence, one region includes:
- a CDS encoding major facilitator superfamily transporter has translation MASPHDVEAPVTEKKVAVVSDQSDTTSEANGETDLVSVEAQYTKEEFHKLKRKVDKYLLPLMWICYGIQQVDKTALGTQAIFGLREDTGLKGQEYSWLTTIFYITYMCFEFPSNIVLQRYKMGRTLSVYMICWGIIVLCIGFAKNFTHLIVLRALQGAFECCISPGFILLVGTWYKTREHASRSLVFQSANAGFGVIAHLIMYAIGASTQHKEGAQPWRYISYFLGSLTTAIGCLCLFLLGTPSEVKWLTKAEKEMASARIMSNNTGHDRTAIKGWKWKQVRECLIDPCFWFAGVNAFLSSVPNGGLTTFSSIIMTSFGFTNLQTILIDIPRSVMSVIIFICVGFLTSKRANMRLWIMACSVLPPFAGFLGMSLLPNDPAIKWTKWGCYFITVPFVLGLFLAWTLIPSNTAGRTKRTITSSFTFVGYCVGNMVGSQIFKAKDAPKYTPGTIGCAICFGLEFALILTWRWVLVRRNRKRDADMAVDGLTVEERAKRGKEFGEQDYTDFENPYFRYTL, from the exons ATGGCCTCGCCTCATGATGTGGAAGCTCCCGTAacggagaagaaggtcgCTGTCGTCTCGGACCAGTCCGATACCACCAGCGAGGCCAACGGAGAGACCGATCTCG TATCCGTGGAAGCCCAGTACACCAAAGAGGAGTTCCACAAGCTCAAGCGCAAGGTCGACAAGTACCTCCTCCCGCTCATGTGGATATGCTACGGCATCCAGCAGGTCGACAAGACAGCTCTCGGCACCCAGGCCATCTTCGGCCTGCGCGAAGACACGGGCCTAAAGGGCCAGGAGTATTCATGGCTGACGACCATCTTCT ACATCACTTACATGTGCTTCGAGTTCCCGAGCAACATCGTCCTCCAGCGCTACAAGATGGGCCGCACCCTCTCCGTCTACATGATCTGCTGGGGCATCATCGTGCTCTGCATCGGCTTCGCCAAGAACTTCACCCACCTTATCGTCCTCCGCGCCCTGCAGGGCGCCTTTGAGTGCTGCATCTCGCCCGGCTTCATCCTGCTCGTCGGCACCTGGTACAAGACGCGCGAGCACGCCTCGCGCTCCCTCGTCTTTCAGagcgccaacgccggcttCGGTGTCATCGCCCACCTCATCATGTACGCCATCGGCGCCTCGACGCAGCACAAGGAGGGCGCCCAGCCGTGGCGCTACATCTCATAT TTCCTCGGTAGTCTTACGACGGCCATCGGATGTCTCTGCCTGTTCCTCCTGGGGACCCCTTCGGAGGTGAAGTGGTtgaccaaggccgagaaAGAGATG GCGAGCGCGCGCATCATGTCCAACAACACCGGCCACGACCGCACCGCGATTAAGGGGTGGAAGTGGAAGCAGGTCCGCGAATGCCTCATCGACCCATGCTTCTGGTTCGCGGGCGTCAACGCCTTCCTCAGCTCCGTGCCCAACGGCGGTCTCACGACCTTCAGCAGTATCATCATGACGTCCTTTGGCTTCA CCAACTTACAGACCATCCTTATCGACATCCCCCGCTCCGTCATGtccgtcatcatcttcatctgcGTTGGGTTCCTCACCAGCAAGCGCGCCAACATGCGCCTCTGGATCATGGCTTGTTCCGTGCTCCCGCCCTTCGCCGGCTTTCTCGGCATGTCCCTGCTCCCCAACGACCCGGCCATCAAGTGGACCAAGTGGGGGTGCTACTTCATCACCGTGcccttcgtcctcggcctcttcctcgcctggACCCTGATCCCGAGCAATACGGCCGGCCGCACCAAGCGCACCATCACGAGCAGCTTCACCTTCGTCGGCTACTGCGTCGGCAACATGGTCGGCAGCCAGATCTTCAAGGCCAAGGATGCGCCCAAGTACACGCCCGGCACGATCGGCTGCGCCATCTGCTTCGGGCTGGAGTTTGCTCTGATCCTGACGTGGCGGTGGGTGCTCGTGAGGCGCAACCGGAAGAGGGACGCCGacatggccgtcgacggtCTGACGGTCGAGGAGAGGGCCAAGAGGGGCAAGGAGTTTGGCGAGCAGGACTACACCGACTTTGAGAACCCTTAC TTTCGATACACGCTATAG
- a CDS encoding cell wall protein, with protein sequence MLGSQVLLVALQAWAVTAGPVIVPRQKDVITGALGMVQSSLTKLDTAVNALTATDANSAVGVLNAAQGAQSSIEKATSKIEAADNLGLFGALGLQQTATDLVGQVQTTLGDLEKKKPVFDQLGVTSVVSDALQQQKAGSGQLGEMLLSKVPAIARPIAKKSTGQLTEAIDKAIATFKKPAAAKPPAAPPAAPAAPAAPAAAAAAAAAAAAV encoded by the coding sequence ATGCTCGGGTCCCAggttcttctcgtcgccctccaGGCGTGGGCGGTCACCGCCGGCCCGGTCATCGTACCTCGCCAGAAGGACGTCATCACCGGCGCTCTCGGCATGGTCCAGTCCTCGCTCACGAAGCTCGACACGGCCGTCAACGCCCTCACCGCGACGGACGCCAactcggccgtcggcgtcctcaacgccgcccaGGGCGCGCAGTCCTCCAtcgagaaggcgacgagcaagatcgaggccgccgacaaCCTGGGCCtcttcggcgccctcggcctccagcAGACGGCCACCGACCTTGTCGGCCAGGTCCAGACCaccctcggcgacctcgagaagaagaagcccgtcTTCGACCAGCTCGGCGTCACCTCGGTCGTGTCGGACGccctgcagcagcagaaggccggcagcggccagctcggcgagatGCTCCTCAGCAAGGTCCCGGCCATCGCGCGCCCCATCGCCAAGAAGAGTACTGGCCAGCTCACTGAGGCCATCGACAAAGCCATTGCGACGTTCAAGAAGCCTGCCGCTGCCAAGCCTCCCGCGGCCCCGCCTGCGGCTCCTGCGGCTCCTGCAGctcctgctgccgccgccgccgccgccgccgccgcagctgcGGTATAG
- a CDS encoding ABC-type Fe3+ transport system, protein MVRSLFSFALLGAQALVNAAAEVETRTIDEIYQAALAEGGIVTLWHGGDEATQQNSLKANFEKKFPGVTLNVTVDLSKYHDGRLDQQIAEDNVYVDSIILQTLHDFPRWASEGALLDYAPLGHDQILPEFKSNETAAYYGLFIIAWVNQWHSGKLPNVAPVEWEDWVKPEFKDKLVLTYPNDDDAVLFAFDLIIKQYGTAWLDKLLALNPRWVRGTQTPRTIYAKNDTQWAATFTSSGSVNPVSPTKIALPVEGKFVSWPQTGGILKNAPHPEGAKLLHAYILSTEFQQLRGGWSVRGDVAPPANFPAILDVPGTDPTAFGKWMSDRAAVERFRFWLEDRLGTAQGLSPIIDDL, encoded by the exons ATGGTTCGCTCGTTGTTTTCATTCGCCCTGCTTGGCGCCCAGGCCTtggtcaacgccgccgccgaggttgaAACCCGCACCATCGACGAGATCTACCAAGCCGCtctcgccgagggcggtatCGTCACCCTGTggcacggcggcgacgaggccaccCAGCAGAACTCGCTCAAGGCCAACTTCGAGAAGAAGTTCCCTGGCGTCACCCTCAACGTCACCGTCGACCTCTCCAAGTACCacgacggccgcctcgaccAACAGATCGCCGAGGACAACGTCTACGTCGACAGCATCATCCTGCAGACCCTCCACGACTTCCCCCGCTGGGCTTCCGAGGGTGCCCTCCTGGACTATGCGCCTCTAGGCCACGACCAGATCCTCCCCGAGTTCAAGAGCAATGAGACAGCCGCTTACTACggcctcttcatcatcgcctGGGTCAACCAATGGCACTCGGGCAAGCTTCCCAACGTCGCCCCTGTCGAGTGGGAGGACTGGGTCAAGCCCGAGTTTAAGGACAAGCTCGTCCTGACCTaccccaacgacgacgatgcggtCCTCTTTGCCTTTGACCTCAT CATCAAGCAGTACGGCACCGCCTGGCTCGACAAGCTTCTCGCCCTGAACCCCCGCTGGGTCCGCGGCACGCAGACGCCTCGCACCATCTACGCCAAGAACGACACCCAGTGGGCCGCTACCTTCACCTCCTCCGGCAGCGTGAACCCGGTCTCCCCAACCAAGATCGCCCTCCCCGTCGAGGGCAAGTTCGTCTCGTGGCCCCAGACCGGCGGCATCCTCAAGAACGCCCCCCACCCGGAGGGCGCCAAGCTCCTGCACGCCTACATCCTCAGCACGGAGTTCCAGCAGCTTCGCGGCGGCTGGAGCGtccgcggcgacgtcgctCCCCCGGCTAACTTCCCTGCCATCCTCGACGTGCCCGGCACAGATCCCACGGCGTTCGGCAAGTGGATGTCGGACCGCGCGGCTGTCGAGAGGTTCCGCTTCTGGCTGGAGGACCGCCTTGGCACTGCTCAGGGTCTTAGCCCCATCATCGATGATCTTTGA